The proteins below are encoded in one region of Akkermansiaceae bacterium:
- a CDS encoding DUF3800 domain-containing protein: MHWCFIDESWRDGVDEKIGVLAATVGPARDFQKLDAKMYQVRKKYLGEDHAKDRTSELKGTQLLSNNSFKMLDQHGFSKNLCVVREILEFVKTTQIRYIGVTVYGNKKPSLLAPHARDLARPFKELCYKLEAAIPRGQAGIIVFDQRVGAQEGISVAISNYLSGIPGRKKLHPDPLVGVSNVHAGLQLADIAAFILGKRAAQDKRIEPFYRILSASKLETTNSQGKTIYGFVRFQQHEDGRFTIRKHR; the protein is encoded by the coding sequence ATGCATTGGTGCTTTATTGATGAAAGTTGGAGAGACGGGGTTGACGAGAAAATTGGTGTTCTCGCGGCAACGGTCGGCCCAGCCCGGGACTTCCAAAAGCTCGATGCCAAAATGTATCAAGTCAGAAAGAAATACCTCGGTGAAGACCACGCGAAAGACAGGACCAGCGAACTCAAAGGCACTCAGCTTCTCTCCAATAATAGTTTCAAAATGCTCGACCAACATGGTTTCTCCAAAAATCTCTGCGTTGTTCGTGAAATCCTGGAATTCGTCAAAACGACCCAAATTCGCTACATCGGCGTCACGGTTTACGGGAATAAAAAACCCAGCCTCCTTGCCCCTCACGCCCGGGATCTAGCCCGCCCATTCAAAGAACTCTGCTACAAGCTGGAAGCCGCCATTCCTCGCGGACAGGCTGGGATTATCGTCTTTGACCAAAGAGTCGGTGCTCAAGAAGGTATCTCGGTAGCCATCTCAAATTACCTATCAGGGATTCCAGGAAGAAAAAAACTCCATCCTGATCCTCTTGTCGGAGTCTCCAACGTGCACGCCGGTCTTCAGCTGGCCGACATCGCAGCATTTATTTTAGGCAAACGAGCCGCTCAAGATAAGCGCATAGAACCTTTTTACCGCATCCTTTCCGCCTCAAAACTTGAGACCACCAATTCACAGGGAAAAACTATCTACGGCTTCGTCCGCTTTCAGCAGCATGAAGACGGACGTTTCACGATCCGAAAACACCGATGA